One window from the genome of Pseudomonas sp. L5B5 encodes:
- a CDS encoding ShlB/FhaC/HecB family hemolysin secretion/activation protein, with product MFFPTLGMRLCCVLSCLLYLAGSLNSASAAPMNNPGDQELIRDRQNRLLEEQQRRLEELQDLPGKSAVPVAPAAPTDSRCFAIDHIELKGADALSATERERLLRPYIGQCLGVAQLNQLLKVITDHYIEKGLVTSRAYLPQQDLSRGHLQVLVVEGRLEGLKAAEGSKLTARELGMAFPGKAGQLLDLRQIEQMVDQLNRLPSNQAQMELAPGQAVGGSEVLVKNTPQKPWRVGLSRSNDGQRSTGEQQWGSSFEWDSPLGLADQLVLRGGHDAISDHQKTSRNAMLYYNLPLGWWNLSYSYSQSEYRSLAQGQGFDFKQTGDSQNHQLRVERVIHRDSVSKTSLNAGLTHLRTNNYIEDSKLSTSSNRLSEAQWGINHGRRIGGAFVNLDLGLQEGVGALDAQRQNERDKYGNRQANARYRKYTATASYLQPFKLWDESLVFSSLVTGQRSEDILFSSQRMSLGSQSSIRGYKDQSLNGDSGYYWRNDLRWSRPVTWTWLQPVFAEYGAGLGYDVGVIRNDRYNAEQHGRVSSDSIELFARGKHLAASVTFAHSLERPDALSEREAPIYFRLDLFL from the coding sequence ATGTTTTTTCCTACCCTCGGGATGAGGTTGTGTTGTGTGCTGTCCTGCCTGTTGTATCTGGCAGGCTCACTGAACAGTGCCTCAGCAGCCCCGATGAACAATCCTGGTGACCAGGAACTGATCCGCGATCGCCAGAACCGCCTGCTGGAAGAGCAGCAGCGGCGCCTCGAGGAGCTCCAGGACCTGCCCGGCAAGAGCGCTGTCCCCGTGGCGCCGGCGGCCCCGACTGACAGCCGCTGCTTTGCCATCGACCACATCGAGCTCAAGGGCGCCGACGCCCTGTCCGCCACCGAGCGCGAGCGCCTGCTCAGGCCCTACATCGGCCAGTGCCTGGGAGTGGCCCAGCTCAACCAGCTGCTCAAGGTCATCACCGACCACTACATCGAAAAGGGCCTGGTCACCAGCCGCGCCTACCTGCCGCAGCAGGATCTGTCCCGTGGCCACTTGCAGGTGCTGGTGGTGGAGGGCCGGCTCGAGGGCCTGAAGGCCGCCGAAGGCAGCAAGCTCACCGCCCGTGAGCTGGGCATGGCGTTTCCCGGCAAGGCCGGGCAGTTGCTCGACCTGCGGCAGATCGAGCAGATGGTCGACCAGCTCAACCGCTTGCCCTCGAACCAGGCGCAAATGGAACTGGCCCCCGGCCAGGCGGTGGGCGGCAGCGAGGTGCTGGTCAAGAACACCCCGCAAAAGCCCTGGCGGGTCGGCTTGTCCCGTAGCAACGACGGGCAGAGGAGCACTGGCGAGCAGCAATGGGGCAGTTCCTTCGAGTGGGACAGCCCCCTGGGCCTGGCCGATCAACTGGTGCTGCGCGGCGGCCACGACGCCATCAGCGATCACCAGAAGACCTCGCGCAACGCGATGCTCTACTACAACCTGCCGCTGGGCTGGTGGAACCTCAGCTATAGCTACAGCCAGAGCGAGTACCGCTCCCTGGCCCAGGGCCAGGGCTTCGACTTCAAGCAGACCGGCGACAGCCAGAACCACCAGTTACGCGTGGAGCGGGTGATCCACCGCGATTCGGTGAGCAAGACGTCCCTCAACGCCGGCCTGACCCACCTGCGTACCAACAACTACATCGAAGACAGCAAGCTCAGTACCAGCAGCAACCGCCTCAGCGAAGCGCAGTGGGGCATCAACCATGGCCGGCGCATCGGCGGGGCCTTCGTCAACCTCGACCTGGGCCTGCAAGAGGGGGTCGGCGCCCTCGATGCCCAGCGCCAGAACGAACGCGACAAGTACGGCAACCGCCAGGCCAACGCCCGCTACCGCAAGTACACCGCTACCGCCAGCTACCTGCAGCCGTTCAAGTTGTGGGACGAATCCCTGGTGTTCAGCAGCCTGGTCACCGGCCAGCGCAGCGAGGACATCCTCTTCAGCTCCCAGCGCATGAGCCTGGGCAGCCAGTCCTCGATCCGTGGCTACAAGGACCAGAGCCTCAACGGCGACAGCGGCTACTACTGGCGCAACGACCTGCGCTGGAGCCGCCCCGTGACCTGGACCTGGTTGCAGCCGGTGTTCGCCGAATACGGCGCCGGGCTCGGTTATGACGTCGGCGTCATCCGCAACGACCGCTACAACGCCGAGCAGCATGGCCGGGTGTCCAGCGACTCCATCGAGCTGTTCGCCCGTGGCAAGCACCTTGCTGCCAGCGTGACCTTCGCCCATTCCCTCGAGCGGCCAGATGCCCTGAGTGAACGCGAAGCACCGATCTACTTCCGCCTGGATCTTTTTCTCTAA
- the pgaD gene encoding poly-beta-1,6-N-acetyl-D-glucosamine biosynthesis protein PgaD, producing the protein MKIIRTRQRPFLVVVDVFFTLLAWAALLYLLIRGLWPLIYSHEGPRFEAGVLDALTTLQFYGLVAVINAVLLISWARYRQRRSRKYPPRLPAPAVDDKRLSETFKLSDATFAQMRQPGSLIVHNDEEGGISHVTTQFYRIPPDSQPHPPLVAEPPPRVIHLRSEDDEGKP; encoded by the coding sequence ATGAAAATCATCCGGACTCGCCAGCGTCCATTCCTGGTGGTGGTCGACGTCTTCTTCACCCTGCTGGCCTGGGCCGCACTGCTGTACCTGCTGATCCGTGGACTCTGGCCACTGATCTACAGTCATGAAGGCCCCCGGTTCGAGGCCGGCGTGCTCGATGCCCTGACCACTTTGCAGTTCTATGGACTGGTGGCGGTGATCAACGCCGTGCTGCTGATCTCCTGGGCCCGCTATCGCCAGCGGCGCAGTCGCAAGTATCCGCCGCGCCTGCCGGCACCAGCGGTGGATGACAAGCGCCTGAGCGAGACCTTCAAGCTCAGCGATGCCACGTTCGCCCAGATGCGCCAGCCCGGCAGCCTGATCGTGCACAACGATGAAGAGGGTGGCATCAGCCATGTCACCACCCAGTTCTACCGCATTCCTCCCGACAGCCAGCCGCATCCGCCCCTGGTGGCGGAGCCGCCGCCGCGAGTGATCCACCTGCGCTCCGAGGACGACGAGGGCAAGCCCTAG
- the pgaC gene encoding poly-beta-1,6-N-acetyl-D-glucosamine synthase, whose translation MMDRIFAVVVLALVMGVPLGLIFVVTGEFLMDFVFYYPLFMSALWIAGGLYFWLHWERHWPWSDDTLPPPLAGEPLISILIPCYNEGENVADTIHAALAQHYPNIEVIAINDGSKDNTGQILDQLATLDPRLRVLHLAQNQGKAVALRMGAVAAHSEYLVCIDGDALLAPNTAAYLVAPMLDNPRLGAVTGNPRIRTRSTLVGRVQVGEFSSIIGLIKRTQRVFGKVFTVSGVIVAFRRTALHRVGYWSPDMITEDIDVSWKLQLDHWYVFFEPRALCWILMPETLRGLWKQRLRWAQGGAEVLFKNIRGIWEWRHRYLWTLLFDYCLSTGWAFTFLLSVIFWALGKFIVMPEAIAVHSIVPPAFTGLVLAIVCLTQFAVSILIDRRYEKDLWKTMFWVVWYPLAFWFISLFTTLVSFPKVLFSERQKRARWVSPDRGIKPVDDKEEAR comes from the coding sequence ATGATGGATCGTATCTTCGCTGTGGTGGTTCTGGCGCTGGTCATGGGGGTGCCCCTGGGCCTGATCTTCGTGGTGACAGGCGAGTTCCTCATGGACTTCGTCTTCTACTACCCGTTGTTCATGTCGGCGTTGTGGATCGCCGGTGGCCTGTATTTCTGGCTGCACTGGGAGCGTCACTGGCCCTGGAGCGACGACACCCTGCCGCCGCCGCTGGCCGGTGAACCGCTGATCAGCATCCTGATTCCTTGCTACAACGAAGGGGAGAACGTCGCCGATACCATCCACGCGGCGCTGGCCCAGCATTATCCGAACATCGAAGTGATCGCCATCAACGATGGCTCCAAGGACAACACCGGGCAGATCCTCGACCAGCTGGCCACTCTCGATCCGCGCCTGCGGGTGCTGCACCTGGCCCAGAACCAGGGCAAGGCCGTGGCCTTGCGCATGGGCGCGGTCGCCGCCCATAGCGAATACCTGGTATGCATCGACGGCGATGCGCTGCTGGCGCCCAATACTGCGGCCTACCTGGTGGCGCCGATGCTCGACAACCCGCGCCTGGGCGCGGTGACCGGCAATCCGCGCATTCGTACGCGCTCGACCCTGGTGGGTCGGGTACAGGTCGGCGAGTTCTCCTCGATCATCGGCCTGATCAAGCGCACCCAGCGGGTGTTCGGCAAGGTCTTTACCGTCTCCGGAGTGATCGTCGCCTTTCGCCGCACGGCGCTGCACCGGGTGGGTTACTGGAGCCCGGACATGATCACCGAGGACATCGACGTCAGCTGGAAGCTGCAGCTGGACCACTGGTACGTGTTCTTCGAGCCCCGGGCCCTGTGCTGGATCCTGATGCCCGAAACCCTGCGCGGCCTTTGGAAGCAGCGGCTGCGCTGGGCCCAGGGTGGCGCCGAGGTGCTGTTCAAGAACATCCGGGGTATCTGGGAGTGGCGGCATCGCTACTTGTGGACCTTGCTGTTCGACTATTGCCTGTCCACCGGCTGGGCGTTCACCTTCCTGCTGTCGGTGATCTTCTGGGCCCTGGGCAAGTTCATCGTCATGCCCGAGGCCATCGCGGTGCACAGCATCGTGCCACCGGCCTTCACTGGCCTGGTGCTGGCGATTGTCTGCCTGACCCAGTTCGCGGTCAGCATCCTGATCGACCGGCGCTACGAGAAGGATCTGTGGAAGACCATGTTCTGGGTGGTCTGGTATCCATTGGCGTTCTGGTTCATCAGCCTGTTCACCACCCTGGTGAGCTTTCCCAAGGTGCTGTTCAGCGAGCGGCAGAAGCGTGCGCGCTGGGTCAGCCCGGACCGTGGCATCAAGCCCGTCGATGACAAAGAGGAGGCGCGCTGA
- the pgaB gene encoding poly-beta-1,6-N-acetyl-D-glucosamine N-deacetylase PgaB, whose amino-acid sequence MSLIKRCILLLGALLLGACSQPAADFVTPAQRPVPNNEAPWPKNHVLGIAYHDIQDRNPDQRVVAVRTDRLLQQLAWLRENDYRPVTVDQILAARRGGPELPAKAVLLSFDDGYSSFYTRVMPVLRSYRWPALLAPVGTWIDTPADQPVNFAGELRPRSQFLTWAQIREISRSGLVEIAAHTDSSHLGILGNPQGNMQPAAATRRYDAATGRYEPEADFQARMRKDVNTISDKILAATGYRPRVWVWPYGTADGSTLQVVDGQGFKLALTLDDGLDRLDNLMSSPRLLVVSDPDGIHFSNSIVGVETAAPMRVVHVDLDNVYDPDPKQQEINLGKLVQRMADLGVNTVFLQAFADPKGDGLVQSLYFPNRHLPMRADLFDRVAWQLRTRAHVKVYAWMPVLSFDLDARLPRVTRWDPQTGQVAVDPKQYRRLSPFDPQVRRLIGDLYEDVGRMTSVDGILFHDDAVLSDFEDASPEALRAYAAQGLPGSIAELRDDPAALQRWTRFKSRYLIDFTHELAAKVRAIRGPQVQTARNLFAEPIINPQSETWFAQNLDDFLASYDWTAPMAMPLMEGQSARHSGPWLEALVDQVRARPGALQRTVFELQARDWTQKPASDLPAGQMADWMGRLKRQGAINFGYYPDNFLENSPDLKTLRPALSNKWSP is encoded by the coding sequence ATGAGCCTGATCAAGCGTTGCATCCTCTTGCTGGGCGCGCTGCTGCTCGGTGCCTGTTCCCAGCCCGCTGCGGATTTCGTCACGCCGGCGCAGCGGCCGGTGCCGAACAACGAAGCGCCCTGGCCGAAGAACCATGTGCTGGGCATCGCCTACCACGATATCCAGGACCGCAACCCGGACCAGCGGGTGGTGGCGGTACGCACCGATCGGCTGCTCCAGCAACTGGCCTGGCTGCGGGAGAACGACTACCGGCCTGTGACCGTGGACCAGATCCTGGCGGCGCGTCGGGGTGGGCCGGAACTACCGGCCAAGGCTGTGCTGCTGAGTTTCGACGATGGCTATTCCAGCTTCTATACCCGGGTCATGCCGGTGCTGCGCAGTTATCGCTGGCCGGCCCTGCTGGCCCCGGTGGGCACCTGGATCGACACCCCGGCCGACCAGCCGGTGAACTTCGCCGGGGAGCTGCGACCGCGCTCGCAGTTCCTGACCTGGGCGCAGATCCGCGAGATTTCCCGTTCCGGGCTGGTGGAGATCGCCGCCCATACCGATAGCAGCCACCTGGGCATCCTCGGCAACCCCCAGGGCAACATGCAGCCGGCCGCCGCCACCCGCCGCTACGACGCCGCTACCGGGCGCTATGAACCCGAAGCGGATTTCCAGGCGCGCATGCGCAAGGACGTGAACACCATCTCGGACAAGATCCTGGCCGCCACCGGCTATCGTCCGCGGGTCTGGGTCTGGCCCTACGGCACGGCGGATGGCTCGACCCTGCAGGTGGTCGATGGCCAGGGCTTCAAGCTGGCCCTGACCCTGGACGACGGCCTGGACCGCCTCGACAACCTGATGAGCAGCCCGCGCCTGCTGGTGGTTTCGGACCCGGACGGCATCCACTTCTCCAACAGCATCGTCGGCGTGGAGACCGCAGCCCCCATGCGCGTGGTCCACGTGGACCTGGACAACGTGTACGACCCGGACCCCAAGCAGCAGGAGATCAACCTCGGCAAGCTGGTGCAGCGCATGGCCGACCTGGGCGTCAATACCGTGTTCCTCCAGGCTTTCGCCGATCCCAAGGGCGATGGCCTGGTGCAGTCGCTGTACTTCCCCAACCGCCACCTGCCCATGCGCGCCGACCTGTTCGACCGGGTCGCCTGGCAGTTGCGCACCCGAGCCCATGTCAAGGTCTACGCCTGGATGCCGGTGCTCAGTTTCGATCTCGATGCCCGGTTGCCCCGGGTCACCCGCTGGGACCCGCAGACCGGCCAGGTGGCGGTCGATCCGAAGCAGTACCGGCGGCTGTCGCCGTTCGATCCGCAGGTACGACGGTTGATCGGCGACCTGTACGAGGATGTGGGACGCATGACCTCGGTGGACGGCATCCTGTTCCATGACGACGCGGTGCTGTCCGATTTCGAGGACGCCAGCCCCGAGGCCCTGCGCGCCTACGCCGCCCAGGGCTTGCCGGGCTCCATCGCCGAGCTGCGCGACGACCCTGCGGCCTTGCAGCGCTGGACCCGCTTCAAGAGCCGCTACCTGATCGATTTCACCCATGAGCTGGCGGCCAAGGTCCGGGCGATCCGCGGGCCCCAGGTGCAGACCGCGCGCAACCTGTTCGCCGAGCCGATCATCAATCCCCAGAGCGAAACCTGGTTCGCCCAGAACCTCGACGATTTCCTCGCCAGCTACGACTGGACCGCGCCCATGGCCATGCCGCTGATGGAAGGCCAGAGCGCCCGGCATTCCGGGCCGTGGCTGGAAGCCCTGGTGGACCAGGTGCGAGCCCGCCCCGGAGCGTTGCAGCGCACGGTCTTCGAACTCCAGGCCCGGGACTGGACCCAGAAGCCCGCCAGCGACCTGCCTGCCGGGCAGATGGCCGACTGGATGGGACGGCTCAAGCGCCAGGGAGCGATCAACTTCGGTTACTACCCGGACAACTTCCTCGAGAACTCACCGGACCTGAAGACCTTGCGGCCCGCCCTCTCCAACAAATGGAGTCCATGA
- the pgaA gene encoding poly-beta-1,6 N-acetyl-D-glucosamine export porin PgaA, with protein MQCTVHPARRYGLRPLFRLALCSQLLLPGLVFADAAYDQLIIQARSGSYAPALDHLRQVPSRQLTNGLVSDHLQIASWAGLDSEVVHVYESQGRNRVLPVQALTATARAYRNLKQWDNATRLYRQALERDPQNADLQLGLALTQADAGQPAEAVARARALVAARPDDPNRRLALGYALTRANQPQDALVEYDQAFTRAGARPDVLREYIYALQRARLPEPAVRLARQHPGLIDPVIQRRMEADLAAERVRLSELASRSEKERFVVADRALADYDALFAAWGNDPKARDDVTRWRIDRLGALKSRARTAEVISEYEQLTAAGVAIPTYALRWVASAYLDQRQPEVAVDLYRKVLSAPDADRGNRVEDTTALYYSLLESEQPEAALKVASGLADSEPQRIQLVGQTVGDPNDDWLDAQLLAAQAGTYGNNLPDSEQRLDELAIKAPGDVSVRLAQANLYLARDWPRRAEYLLKELESVAPRDIALEVAQGHTAQDLQEWRQLDALTDDVVARYPENRSVQRLAREREVHDMAELRVSTYGGKSNGGGSNGAGAVSGSRDFGIESRLYSPPIDEDWRVFAGAGYAMGDFQEGTGHHRWQLLGVERRTRDMTIEAEVSNHSYGYGNKTGARVSLARDIDDHWQYGGSLDYLTAATPLRALNSDISANGGSAFLRWRANESREWKLALSPSHFSDGNNRFEALLTGREGVYRSPGVQVDLGLEVGTSHNTRDDTPYFNPKSDFSVLPTVNVNHVLYHRYETSWSQQFQVGLGTYSQRDYSTGGVGLLSYGQRYSWNDVFDIGAVLSVINRPYDGERETDLRLAVDLTYRF; from the coding sequence ATGCAATGCACTGTCCATCCTGCTCGCCGCTATGGCCTTCGTCCGTTGTTTCGTCTGGCGCTGTGCAGCCAACTGTTGTTGCCGGGGCTGGTGTTCGCCGATGCCGCCTATGACCAACTGATCATCCAGGCCAGGTCCGGCAGCTACGCGCCGGCCCTGGATCACCTGCGGCAAGTGCCGAGCCGCCAGTTGACCAACGGGCTGGTCAGTGACCACCTGCAGATCGCCAGCTGGGCCGGGCTCGATAGCGAGGTGGTGCATGTCTACGAGAGCCAGGGGCGCAATCGTGTGCTGCCGGTGCAGGCCCTGACCGCCACTGCCCGCGCCTATCGCAACCTCAAGCAATGGGACAACGCCACCCGGCTCTATCGCCAGGCGCTGGAGCGCGACCCGCAGAACGCCGACCTGCAACTGGGCCTGGCCCTGACCCAGGCCGATGCCGGCCAGCCGGCCGAAGCCGTGGCACGGGCCCGGGCGCTGGTGGCGGCCCGGCCCGACGATCCGAACCGGCGCCTGGCGCTGGGCTACGCCCTGACGCGGGCCAACCAGCCCCAGGATGCACTGGTGGAGTACGACCAGGCCTTCACGCGCGCCGGCGCCCGGCCCGATGTGCTGCGCGAATACATCTACGCCCTGCAACGGGCCCGCCTGCCGGAGCCCGCCGTGCGCCTGGCGCGCCAGCATCCGGGGTTGATCGACCCGGTGATCCAGCGGCGCATGGAGGCCGACCTGGCCGCCGAGCGAGTACGCCTGTCGGAGCTGGCCAGCCGCAGCGAGAAAGAACGTTTTGTGGTGGCCGACCGTGCCCTGGCCGACTACGACGCGCTGTTCGCTGCCTGGGGCAACGACCCCAAGGCCCGGGACGACGTGACCCGCTGGCGCATCGATCGCCTGGGTGCGCTCAAGTCCCGGGCACGCACCGCCGAGGTGATCAGCGAATACGAGCAACTGACCGCCGCGGGCGTGGCGATTCCCACCTACGCCCTGCGCTGGGTGGCCTCGGCCTATCTCGACCAGCGCCAGCCCGAGGTCGCCGTCGACCTGTACCGCAAGGTGCTGAGCGCGCCGGATGCCGACCGTGGCAATCGGGTCGAAGACACCACCGCCCTGTACTACTCGTTGCTGGAAAGCGAGCAGCCCGAGGCGGCGCTGAAGGTGGCCAGCGGCCTGGCCGATAGCGAGCCCCAGCGGATCCAGCTGGTCGGGCAAACCGTGGGCGACCCCAACGACGACTGGCTGGACGCGCAACTGTTGGCGGCCCAGGCCGGCACCTACGGCAACAACCTGCCCGACAGCGAACAGCGCCTGGATGAGCTGGCCATCAAGGCCCCGGGCGACGTCAGCGTGCGCCTGGCCCAGGCCAACCTGTACCTGGCCCGCGACTGGCCGCGCCGGGCGGAGTACCTGCTCAAGGAGCTCGAGAGCGTGGCGCCGCGTGATATCGCCCTGGAAGTCGCCCAGGGGCACACCGCCCAGGACCTGCAGGAGTGGCGGCAACTGGATGCGCTGACCGACGACGTGGTGGCGCGTTATCCGGAGAACCGTTCGGTGCAACGCCTGGCCCGGGAGCGTGAAGTGCACGACATGGCCGAGCTGCGTGTCTCGACCTATGGCGGCAAGAGCAACGGCGGCGGCAGCAACGGTGCCGGTGCGGTCTCCGGCAGCCGTGACTTCGGTATCGAAAGCCGACTCTACAGCCCGCCCATCGACGAGGACTGGCGCGTGTTCGCCGGTGCCGGCTACGCCATGGGCGATTTCCAGGAAGGCACCGGCCATCACCGCTGGCAGTTGTTGGGGGTGGAGCGGCGCACGCGCGACATGACCATCGAGGCCGAGGTCTCCAATCACTCCTACGGCTACGGCAACAAGACTGGCGCCCGGGTTTCCCTGGCCCGGGACATCGACGATCACTGGCAGTACGGCGGCAGCCTCGACTACCTCACCGCCGCTACGCCGCTGCGGGCCCTCAACAGCGATATCAGCGCCAATGGTGGCAGTGCCTTCCTGCGCTGGCGCGCCAATGAAAGCCGCGAATGGAAACTGGCCCTGAGCCCGTCGCATTTCAGCGATGGCAACAACCGTTTCGAGGCCCTGCTCACTGGCCGCGAAGGGGTGTATCGCTCACCCGGGGTCCAGGTCGACCTGGGCCTGGAAGTCGGCACCAGCCACAACACCCGGGATGACACGCCGTACTTCAACCCCAAGTCGGATTTCAGTGTCCTGCCGACGGTGAACGTCAACCACGTGCTCTATCACCGCTACGAAACCTCCTGGAGCCAGCAGTTCCAGGTGGGCCTCGGCACCTACAGCCAGCGTGACTACTCCACCGGCGGCGTCGGCCTGCTCAGCTATGGCCAGCGCTACAGCTGGAACGATGTGTTCGACATCGGCGCGGTGCTGAGCGTGATCAACCGGCCCTACGACGGTGAACGGGAAACCGACTTGCGCCTGGCCGTGGACCTTACCTATCGCTTCTAG
- a CDS encoding YdgA family protein → MNKSAGVLLGIVVAVGAISAGGAWYTGTKLEGVLQQQIVESNKELQAALIGYNATATLELVSLERGLFSSDARYRLKGQGDVFHGDLELLIADHIEHGPLPFSRLVRFKWLPVMASSNYELVNNSQTDKWFAATKGTAPFKGVVNVGYDLSAEGTLDFAPMELALDELNNLKFSGLNATFSVSENRRKAKVDGYMDSLDLFLSSPDKAPLKLEIKGLTLASNLHKSSFDYYLGQNTLELSGLNATFGDKQSVLTLKNFEQKTSSEETGSNVAGRADYRVGEIAFDGKAVGSAEMLWSMKSLDSQGMLELVQVYQNVLQPYQKAAAEASAKGEGAPELQMSEAEEVKVRAAVNKVLAAKPQIALESLALKTGNGESRFSLSLDLAKPQSLELPTAELGKQLISQLDAKLSLSKPMVADMAALQAQAEGMTDAKQIAEQSAATAEMLSAMAVATQLAKLDGNNVVSALHYANNEVNFNGQKMTVEQFVGFVMSKLGGAGAQQ, encoded by the coding sequence ATGAATAAATCAGCAGGCGTACTGTTAGGAATCGTCGTCGCAGTAGGTGCAATCAGTGCCGGCGGCGCCTGGTACACCGGCACCAAGCTGGAAGGGGTTCTGCAGCAGCAGATCGTCGAGAGCAACAAGGAGCTGCAGGCAGCGCTGATCGGCTACAACGCCACCGCGACCCTGGAGCTGGTGTCGCTGGAGCGCGGCCTGTTCAGCAGTGACGCCCGCTATCGCCTCAAGGGCCAGGGCGACGTGTTCCACGGTGATCTGGAACTGCTGATCGCCGACCACATCGAGCATGGCCCGCTGCCGTTCTCGCGCCTGGTTCGCTTCAAGTGGCTACCCGTCATGGCTTCCAGCAATTACGAACTGGTGAACAACTCCCAGACCGACAAATGGTTTGCGGCCACCAAGGGCACTGCACCGTTCAAGGGCGTGGTCAATGTCGGTTACGACCTGTCCGCCGAGGGCACCCTGGATTTCGCTCCGATGGAACTGGCCCTGGATGAGCTGAACAACCTCAAGTTCTCTGGCCTGAACGCCACCTTCAGCGTCAGCGAAAACCGCCGCAAGGCCAAGGTCGACGGCTATATGGACAGCCTGGACCTGTTCCTCAGCTCGCCGGACAAAGCCCCGCTCAAGCTGGAAATCAAAGGCCTGACCCTGGCCAGCAACCTGCACAAGAGCAGCTTCGACTACTACCTGGGCCAGAACACCCTGGAGTTGAGCGGCCTGAATGCCACCTTCGGCGACAAGCAGTCGGTGCTGACCCTGAAGAACTTCGAACAGAAGACATCCAGTGAAGAGACCGGCAGCAACGTGGCCGGCCGTGCGGATTACCGCGTGGGCGAGATCGCCTTCGACGGCAAGGCCGTGGGCTCCGCCGAGATGCTCTGGAGCATGAAGAGCCTCGACAGCCAGGGCATGCTGGAGCTGGTCCAGGTCTATCAGAACGTACTGCAGCCGTATCAAAAGGCTGCCGCCGAGGCCTCGGCCAAGGGCGAAGGGGCGCCGGAGCTGCAAATGAGCGAAGCCGAGGAGGTCAAGGTCCGTGCGGCGGTGAACAAGGTCCTGGCCGCCAAGCCGCAGATCGCCCTGGAAAGCCTGGCACTCAAGACTGGCAACGGCGAAAGCCGCTTCAGCCTGAGCCTGGACCTGGCCAAGCCGCAGAGCCTGGAGCTGCCCACCGCAGAACTGGGCAAGCAACTGATCAGCCAGCTCGATGCCAAGCTGTCGTTGTCCAAGCCGATGGTGGCGGACATGGCCGCCTTGCAGGCCCAGGCCGAAGGCATGACCGACGCCAAGCAGATCGCCGAGCAGAGCGCGGCCACCGCCGAAATGCTCAGCGCCATGGCCGTTGCCACCCAGCTGGCCAAGCTGGACGGCAATAACGTGGTCTCGGCTCTGCACTACGCCAACAACGAAGTGAACTTCAACGGCCAGAAGATGACCGTCGAGCAGTTCGTCGGCTTTGTCATGAGCAAGCTGGGAGGCGCAGGCGCCCAGCAGTAA
- a CDS encoding NADH:ubiquinone oxidoreductase subunit N encodes MKNPYAPGFWCALCALVLLSATYFYGVMLAHQIDKAMVFLDSASALIAVLAIGVVAWSSFQGQKIKKRQLEQSKTLVVIWDTKVALRRVETVFDRYFWGSYWQPGRTFAEVMGELTGTPLEKSLEALKKQCMLLDKQAEDGHHWLSNARELSDVATAMARERYQLDFCDPRGESRGNSAVIDRDFEVLVYTWSARLKSFDHQLDALEVEYS; translated from the coding sequence ATGAAAAACCCTTATGCTCCGGGCTTCTGGTGCGCGCTCTGCGCCCTGGTGCTGCTGTCCGCCACCTATTTCTACGGCGTCATGCTGGCCCACCAGATCGACAAGGCCATGGTGTTTCTCGACAGCGCCAGCGCGCTGATCGCCGTGCTGGCCATCGGGGTGGTGGCGTGGTCCTCGTTCCAGGGCCAGAAAATCAAGAAGCGCCAGCTCGAACAGAGCAAGACCCTGGTGGTCATCTGGGACACCAAGGTGGCCCTGCGCCGGGTCGAAACCGTGTTCGACCGCTACTTCTGGGGCAGCTACTGGCAGCCGGGACGCACCTTTGCCGAAGTCATGGGCGAGCTTACAGGCACCCCGCTGGAAAAGAGCCTGGAGGCCCTGAAGAAGCAGTGCATGCTGCTCGACAAGCAGGCCGAGGACGGCCACCACTGGCTGAGCAATGCCCGGGAGCTGTCGGATGTCGCCACGGCCATGGCCCGGGAGCGCTACCAACTGGACTTCTGCGACCCCCGTGGGGAGTCCCGTGGCAACAGCGCGGTGATCGACCGCGACTTCGAAGTGCTGGTCTACACCTGGAGCGCACGGCTCAAGAGCTTCGACCATCAACTCGATGCCCTCGAGGTCGAATACTCCTAG